GAATTCCTTCTTCCAGCAGGAATCGATGAACCTTGGGAATGGCATATTCAATCGGCATGGCGATGTTCTTTTTGGCGATATCGGGTGCAGCTCCGGTTCCTCCATAACTTCCATCCAGGTGGATGATGTGCGCGCCAGCATAGTAACTTCCCACTGCCACCATGTCCACGTCCGTAGGGGTAGAAACTTTCACCGCCACCAGGCAGCGTGTATTTACTTCTTTAATCCAGTCTATATGCTTCTTGTGGTCTTCCACGGAATAAACGCTATGGAAGGGAAAAGGAGAGAATAAAGAACTTCCAGCCACAGCTTCGCGCATGCGGGCCACAGCCGGGGTCACTTTATCACCCAGAAGATGTCCTCCCAGTCCAGGTTTGGCACCCTGGGCATATTTAAACTCCACCAGACGTACCCGCTGGATGGTTTCTTCCCGTACCCCAAATAACCCCGTGGCCACCTGAGTAATCATGTGGTCATCGTACCTTCGTAAAGGTTCAGGAAAACCCCCTTCGCCGGTGCAGGTAAAGGTGTCCCAGGCTTCAGCAGCCCTGGCCCGGGATAACATCGTATTGATACTCACCGACCCGAAAGACATCCCCCCACCATAAAAAGGAACGCCGATCCGGACCTGAGGCCGGCCATCGGCCCTGCGGTTCAAAACGATTGTTGTGGACACCTCTTCTTCTTTTTCGCTAAGGGAGGAGGACATATCCTCTTGAGCTGGAAGGCGCAACCTCAACCGGTCAAAGCCCCCCCCAGAATGGCCCACCCGATACTCCAAGTCAGCATAAGGTACCTCGCCGGTCTCCGCCTGCCGCCAGGTAGACAAAAGAAGATCCGCCGGCCAGCGATAATCTTTCAAAGCCTGAAGATTGGGGTTGATAATCATTCGCAATGCCGCTTGGGGGCACCGATCGATGCAATAAAATTCCCTGCTCGCGCAGGATGGGCCAAGGCATAATTCATCTTTCGGGGCCAGCATTTTTTTGCCCAGACGACGGTGCACGCCCATCGGGCAAAGGTCCGCGCACTGCCCGCAATGGATGCAGGCCGGACCACGGTGAATTTTATATTTACCGATGGGATTACGGAAACGCGAAGGCGTCCGCCTGATCTCAGGAGGCCAGGGCATGAATAATCTCTTCTCTCAGCGCAGATTTTTTGACGGGTTCACCGAATATCTGGCTGAAGGTTTCCTTTTCAATCTCTTCCAGAAAAATCGCCCGGCCCACTTCCCCCCGAAGTCGGCGGATATCTCGCAGGCCCATCGCCCCCAAAACCTCGAGGAGTTGTCCGTGCCAGGCGGCTATCAAGTTCGTGATTCTCTGTCGGCCCCAATCGGGGTCAATCTTCTCCACTTCCACCGGGCAACTCATTCCCCGGCCACATTTTCCGCATAACCGGCATTCCCAGGCTAAGAGAAAGGGAATTGCAATGGAAACGGCATCTGTCCCGCAGATGATCGCCTTGGCCACGTGTTCAGCCATGGCGATTCCACCTCCGAAGATTAAGCTCAATCCGTCTCTTTTTTCTTCCGTTACCAAACGAAGATGGATACTGCGGATCAAATCTTTGATAAAGCGGGGTGAAGAAGTCTGGCGCTCCCTTCCCCTTTCATCCGCCAAGAGGTGAAGCACCTCGATTCCGGCCCCTTCCAGCGCGACCACGTTTTCCTCGGACTGGGGATCCAGGATAAGTCGAACCGAAACGACGACTCCTGGATTGATTTTTTTGATCTCTTTCACTCTTTCCTCGACTTCTGCGATAGACGTAAAAGAAACCTGGACCATCCTTACCCTGGTTATCATTGGAGCCAGGCTTGGCGCCGGCCCAGAGGGTAGCAGGGGAACAAGGTGACTGGCCAGCGGCCACAAGTCTTCTTCCATATCTTCAGCTCTGATGACCATCAAAGTATTCGTTTCGCGGGCCGCTTGGGCCAAAGCTAAACGAACGGGAAAGTTGAAAGAATGGAAGGGAAGAAGGTCAAAAATGATGGGAACGGATGTTTCCACCCGGGGGGAAGACCCCATATCGGGAAATTCCCCCAATTGCGGGGATGGTTTCAGAGAAGGATCCGGCGAAGATTCCGCCTTGGAATGAAAGGGGACGGGTTTCAGAACCCGACCGAGCTCGACGGAAGTGCTGATATATTCACGCCCATGGATGCCATCGCGGGTGGGGCGAACGATCTCGGACATATCTGTCCACATGCTGTCAAAACCAGGCCCGGTAAAAGGTCCTCCGTAGCCTCCTCCAGAAACTGGAATTTTCCCCGTCTCCGCTTGGCCCTGGTTACTGGCGATAATCTCTGGAGTCCAGTAATCGTCCCCTAAGGACCAAAATTCAGGGTTGGCGCTTTGGGAGAGAATCCGGCCATAGCATCCCTGAACGCACCGGAAACAATTTTTACAAAGTGAATCTGCGGTATCGAACAGCTGATGCGAATCAAACTTGCGTTTCCGGAAAACGGAATAGACGCAAAATTTTTTAACACAGTTGGCGCAGTTCAGACATCCGTCCCCTTCGATGATCCCGAAAGGACCCGGAGTAACAAACCGGGTCGGTGCCGGTTTGGGTTTTAAATGATATTTCTTGGGCATAACCAATTCCTTAACGCTTTATCAGAAGGATTCCAGGGTTCGAGGGTTCAGGCTTTTACAGGAAAGGGAACCCTTGGATTGGATGTTTCTAACCCATCTCGAAAACGCCTCTATTCCTTCCTGCTGAATATTATCTTCCAAGATAAACCGGTGCACGCGATCTTCTTCTATGCTAATGGCGCTCAAAATTCTTTGGGTATAACGAACCCTACCCATTGCTCTTTGACTGCCTACTATGTAGTGGCATCTCCCTTCAAGGCATCCAAAAATCGCCACTCCATCCGCCCCCTTTTCCAAAGCTTTGGTTACGTAAAAGACTTCCAACTTCCCGGAACAGGGCAAGGCGATTTTCTTAAGGTCGATACAACCCGATCCGTTCAATTCTTTTAAGATCGGGGTGATCCTCTCCGCCTGATGGTGACAAAAGAAAATGGTCAATGCTACCTTGGTTTCCTGCATTTCTTAGTTTTATCCTTACCTTCCCTTTACTCGACTTTTTTTCTTAAAGGATGGGGAGGTACTTCTCGATTTCGTACGAGGTGACCTGGACGCGATAGCGGTCCCATTCCACCTTTTTGTTCTCGATAAAGTGATCGAAGACGTGGTCTCCGAGGGCTTCTCGAACCAGTTTGCTTTTCTCGGTCAATTGAATGGCTTCACTGAGGCTTCCCGGAAGCTGTTTGATCCCCCTTCGTTCCCGCTCCTCCGCACTCATCTTGTAGACGTTTGCTTCCACCGGATCGGGCGGTTCAATTTTTTCTTCCATCCCCGCCAAACCTGCGGCCAGCATAACCGAGAAAGTCAGGTAAGGGTTACAAGCCGGGTCCGGGCTACGAAATTCTATTCGGGTAGCTTCTTCCTTTCCCGGTTTGTACATGGGAATCCGGATCAGGTCTGAACGGTTCCGTTGGGCCCAGGATAAATAAACCGGCGCTTCGTATCCGGGAACCAGGCGTTTATAAGAATTCACCCATTGACAGGTTACAGCCGTAAATTCAGGGGCATATTTCAGCAGCCCTCCGATAAAATATCGGGCATTCTGGGAAAGGTTGTATTGCCCTTTGGGGTCGAAAAATGCGTTCCGTTTACCCTTGAACAGGGACATATGGGTGTGCATCCCGGACCCATTTTCTCCAAACAACGGTTTGGGCATAAAGGTGGCGTAAACCCCCTGCCGGTAGGCTACCTCCTTAACCACCAGGCGGTAGGTCATGACATTGTCAGCCATGGTGAGGGCATCTTCATAGCGCATATCAATTTCATGCTGGGAGGGAGCTACTTCATGATGCGAATACTCAATCTTCATTCCTAAGGCCTCGCAGAAAAGCACAGTCTCCCTGCGCAGATCCAAGGCTTCATCTCGTGGGATCATGTCGAAATAACCGCCTTTGTCCAGAACCTCCGTTGAATTTGCATCCTTAAAATAAAAATATTCCAGCTCCGGACCGACATAGTAAATGAAGCCCATCTTCTTGGCTTTATCTAAATTTTTCTTCAAAGTATACCGCGGGTCTCCTTCAAAAGGCTTACCATCGGGGGTGACGATGTCACAAAA
This is a stretch of genomic DNA from Deltaproteobacteria bacterium. It encodes these proteins:
- a CDS encoding glutamate synthase-related protein, translating into MPWPPEIRRTPSRFRNPIGKYKIHRGPACIHCGQCADLCPMGVHRRLGKKMLAPKDELCLGPSCASREFYCIDRCPQAALRMIINPNLQALKDYRWPADLLLSTWRQAETGEVPYADLEYRVGHSGGGFDRLRLRLPAQEDMSSSLSEKEEEVSTTIVLNRRADGRPQVRIGVPFYGGGMSFGSVSINTMLSRARAAEAWDTFTCTGEGGFPEPLRRYDDHMITQVATGLFGVREETIQRVRLVEFKYAQGAKPGLGGHLLGDKVTPAVARMREAVAGSSLFSPFPFHSVYSVEDHKKHIDWIKEVNTRCLVAVKVSTPTDVDMVAVGSYYAGAHIIHLDGSYGGTGAAPDIAKKNIAMPIEYAIPKVHRFLLEEGIRDQVTLIASGGIRTAYDIAKVIALGADGVVVGTADLVALECIRCRNCESGQGCPRGIATTDPELSNLVDVEWGSQRIINLYAAWRKQLVALLQLWGLKSIGELVGRTDLLMHLDYHRGELRDDDIRPFLLRGNGQRGL
- a CDS encoding glutamate synthase-related protein, coding for MPKKYHLKPKPAPTRFVTPGPFGIIEGDGCLNCANCVKKFCVYSVFRKRKFDSHQLFDTADSLCKNCFRCVQGCYGRILSQSANPEFWSLGDDYWTPEIIASNQGQAETGKIPVSGGGYGGPFTGPGFDSMWTDMSEIVRPTRDGIHGREYISTSVELGRVLKPVPFHSKAESSPDPSLKPSPQLGEFPDMGSSPRVETSVPIIFDLLPFHSFNFPVRLALAQAARETNTLMVIRAEDMEEDLWPLASHLVPLLPSGPAPSLAPMITRVRMVQVSFTSIAEVEERVKEIKKINPGVVVSVRLILDPQSEENVVALEGAGIEVLHLLADERGRERQTSSPRFIKDLIRSIHLRLVTEEKRDGLSLIFGGGIAMAEHVAKAIICGTDAVSIAIPFLLAWECRLCGKCGRGMSCPVEVEKIDPDWGRQRITNLIAAWHGQLLEVLGAMGLRDIRRLRGEVGRAIFLEEIEKETFSQIFGEPVKKSALREEIIHALAS
- a CDS encoding hydrogenase iron-sulfur subunit: MQETKVALTIFFCHHQAERITPILKELNGSGCIDLKKIALPCSGKLEVFYVTKALEKGADGVAIFGCLEGRCHYIVGSQRAMGRVRYTQRILSAISIEEDRVHRFILEDNIQQEGIEAFSRWVRNIQSKGSLSCKSLNPRTLESF
- the glnA gene encoding type I glutamate--ammonia ligase, whose product is MAKSDYGKVMKMIEENDVKFIKLWFTDILGFLKSFSVPKEQIEKAFAEGIGFDGSSIEGFVRIDESDMVAIPDPTTFAILPWRPKEKGVARVFCDIVTPDGKPFEGDPRYTLKKNLDKAKKMGFIYYVGPELEYFYFKDANSTEVLDKGGYFDMIPRDEALDLRRETVLFCEALGMKIEYSHHEVAPSQHEIDMRYEDALTMADNVMTYRLVVKEVAYRQGVYATFMPKPLFGENGSGMHTHMSLFKGKRNAFFDPKGQYNLSQNARYFIGGLLKYAPEFTAVTCQWVNSYKRLVPGYEAPVYLSWAQRNRSDLIRIPMYKPGKEEATRIEFRSPDPACNPYLTFSVMLAAGLAGMEEKIEPPDPVEANVYKMSAEERERRGIKQLPGSLSEAIQLTEKSKLVREALGDHVFDHFIENKKVEWDRYRVQVTSYEIEKYLPIL